CCATCTTTGATCTCTTTGATACTGGCAGAAACCCCGTCCAACCTTCCACACACCTTTTCAAGTCTGGACACACGTCCATTCACAGCAGACATGTCTTCAGATACACCCTCAGTGTTTTGTCGACATTGTTTCAGTTCAGATGACACCTGTTCGCTGACTGTATCAAGTCTGTTTCTTAACTCGTTCACCTGATGAGTGATTGCGTCCACCTGAGGTACTGAAGTTCCATAGTCTCGTACTGGACTGCCACTGCCTCTCTGCTCTGCCTGGCAGCATGTTGAGTTCAATTTGCGCATATCCTGGTTGTATTTGCTCAGGGAATCACTTAACCCAGTAACAGCACCAGCCAGACCACGCACATTGTCTTGGAGATTAATCAGTCCTTTCTGGAAGTCCTGAATCGTTTTAGCTTGTCTCTCATTTCCAGCTGACTGACTTTGAACAAGGGCCTCTAGTTGTCTGAGCTTACCTTTGCTGACATTGACATCTGTGTTAAGAACATCCAAGTCATTTCTGTATCGCCTCAGGTCCTTCTGGATGATTTGGAGGATGTTTGATGCTGCAGATGACTCACCTGCATCTACAGTAACTCCTGAACTTGAGCACCCTGCAGAGCAAAGTTCTCCAACTGCATTGATTTTATCATCCAAACCTTGTAGAAGGAATTTGTTGTTGTTGACTTCGCTCTGAATGGAATCCACGGAGTCACCAAACATACCAGGGAATGAGTGGTTGCTCATCTCCACCAGCGTGTTGGTAAACTGGTCTTCCATGCCGTTCACACGCTCGTCCAGAAGCTGCCGAAGTGCTGCCACTTCGTCCACAATCATACGGGTCAACTTCTCTTCGATGTAGAAACAATGGGTCTCTGCATTTTGTTCTGTGATATTAATACGTGCCTCCAGCTCCTCAATCAGTGGGCTGAAATCACTCTCTCCTggaggtgtggacaggtgtgccAGTTCATTATCGATCCGGACATTGAGGATGCGGTGAGCCTCTGCGATGCGATCGATCTCACGCCATAGGTCTTTGTGGTCACTGTGATCCTCATCTTCTGTTTGCCTTTGAGTTCGTACAGGTCCATCTGCAGCAGCCATTTCCAGACGTAGCGCCCTGATTTCTTTTCTCAGATCAGCCTCCTTGGCATTCACCAGCTTGGTTAGACTGACAGCTTGGTCATTACAAGTTTTCTGCACGTTCTGCACTGCGTCAGTGCATGAGCTTTGTAGCTTAGCCACCTGTTCTTCAATATTCTGGTCCAGCTCCTTCTTCAACTTGTCGAATTTCCCATCAATGTAGGACTGTATGACATCAAGCTCTGCTATGGCTGGAGTTTGTGTCTGTGAGGCATCCATCAGGATACGGATCTGCCCCTCGTGACTTGTTACAGCTCCTCTTAGGTCATCCAAAGCTTCGTCCTTACTTTTCAGTGCATTGTTGATATCATCCAACCTGGCTACAATTTTTTCTATGGCTTTGTCTCCAGAGGCCCCTCCTCTGGTAGCCTGATGACCATCTAGCACTGCTGGGCTTTCCTCTGGATCACTAGGTGTGGCGGTGTCAGGTGGACGCATGTTGTTGAGAAGTGTCATCAGCATCTTCTTTGTGTCTTCCTGCAGGTCTGTGCGAAGGTTGGACGTTAAGCCTGTCAAAGCTGATTGGAGATCCAGGACTGTTTGAGACAGACGCTGCACTTCACCCT
The DNA window shown above is from Sphaeramia orbicularis chromosome 17, fSphaOr1.1, whole genome shotgun sequence and carries:
- the emilin2a gene encoding EMILIN-2, which encodes MVYAHGEMDLRWTLFTLLLNLQLSHGSPSSYDLFQGSAYTGAVHRHRNRNWCAYVVQKNVSCAVQGSVESFQEPVVAPCPAYQQDCQQQVTYQTRFRPTYKIAYKTVTDLEWRCCPGFQGPDCRDLKSPPNRQAVQGTQPYHPPNPAHTPRHTQRPERRETGHQETRHGGPDKVRLLEGEVQRLSQTVLDLQSALTGLTSNLRTDLQEDTKKMLMTLLNNMRPPDTATPSDPEESPAVLDGHQATRGGASGDKAIEKIVARLDDINNALKSKDEALDDLRGAVTSHEGQIRILMDASQTQTPAIAELDVIQSYIDGKFDKLKKELDQNIEEQVAKLQSSCTDAVQNVQKTCNDQAVSLTKLVNAKEADLRKEIRALRLEMAAADGPVRTQRQTEDEDHSDHKDLWREIDRIAEAHRILNVRIDNELAHLSTPPGESDFSPLIEELEARINITEQNAETHCFYIEEKLTRMIVDEVAALRQLLDERVNGMEDQFTNTLVEMSNHSFPGMFGDSVDSIQSEVNNNKFLLQGLDDKINAVGELCSAGCSSSGVTVDAGESSAASNILQIIQKDLRRYRNDLDVLNTDVNVSKGKLRQLEALVQSQSAGNERQAKTIQDFQKGLINLQDNVRGLAGAVTGLSDSLSKYNQDMRKLNSTCCQAEQRGSGSPVRDYGTSVPQVDAITHQVNELRNRLDTVSEQVSSELKQCRQNTEGVSEDMSAVNGRVSRLEKVCGRLDGVSASIKEIKDGLERNVVGLRDCVHRMNITCGNHGADITTLQNSLQRVQTQLSALAKHVLKDVTAKEPGMTLRPERPSSPPDSPRKRIQQIHIPLIIPPAPSSPRQPYNPSQSGHPNTNRNINPSLKQPSSPQQPAHPSVPLVPLRPVVETGEAGPPGYIRRVTVRRGSEDSSNMPVKGFAGAPGYPPLQPASFKPQSSRHQGSETVKTPWNQMYQAPVASPVSVDNSALADPFSFSAGLTQQPFSGDFGVIRFNRVLINDGGHYNPHTGIFTVPLDGRYLISGLLTARQGDRVEAVLSVSNRSVQRLQSSAGPGAGQHGGPPAGTCGCGGSVSFGLILPLRKGDRVGLVRTRGHLATTDAREILSTFSAIFLYAPQANR